A segment of the Nostoc sp. TCL26-01 genome:
CGATCGCTCTATTAATTAAGTTCGGTGAAACTACACCCAGACAATAATGCTGATGCTAATTTCGCTGCTGTTGAATTTCTTTTAGCAGTTCCCAGCACATATCAAATTTACCAATTACCCACTCTATTCTCATCCCAAACTTCTAATGCTAATTCCTGAAGATAGTTAAGTCCACTTTGGATTTGTGTATCTGTACCTTGTAAATCCAGATCAAACCAACCATCACCAACAGCATTAGCTCCTAAAATTGCCGCAGTAATATTGACAGTCAAACCATAATCGGAGACTAGGTGAGAAATCACAGGTTCTTGGTGATAGTCTTTGGGAATCCGCACGCGAATCCTTTTATGAATAAGTGTGTTGTCGCTAGCCATAATTAATAGGGAATTGCGAGTAAGAAACAAGTAGAGAAGAATTTTTGACTAATGACTAATGACCAATGACCATTACTTATTCCACTTCTTTGATGCTAGTTTTACGCTCTACAATCTCTTTTAAGATTAAGGTAACTACTGCTAGTAGTGCTAGGAGTACAGCTGCTGAAAAAGCAGCTTCAGTTTCATATTGTTTGTAAGCGTCTTCTACAAACAGTGGCAAACTTTGAGTAGTATTAGCAATGTTACCTGAGACAACGGAAACTGCACCAAACTCACCCATCGCTCTGGCATTGGTTAAAATTAAGCCGTAGAGTAAACCCCAGCGAATACCCGGTAGAGTAACACGCCAAAATGTTTGCCAATCGTTCGCACCTAAAGTTTTAGCAGCTTCTTCTTGGTCACTGCCAAACTCTTCTAAAACGGGGATGACTTCACGAGCCACAAAGGGCATACTGACAAAAGCTGTGGCTAGCACCATGCCGGGAAAGGCAAAAATAATCTTGATATCATGGGACTCAAGTAGAGGGCCAAACCAGCCATTACGCCCATAGAGTAGGACAATCATCAAGCCAGCAACTACAGGCGAGATGGAGAAAGGCAAGTCGATGATACTTAAAACAAAGGCTCGTCCAGGGAATTTATGCCGAGCGATCGCCCAAGCAGCACACAAACCAAATACAGTATTTAAAGGTACGGCAATTAGTGCTAGCAATACGGTTAATTTTGCCGCATTGAGAAAATCAGCCCGGACAAGATTGGCGAAAAATGGCCCGATGCCTTTACTGAAGGCTTGGACGAAAACATTGATTGCTGGTATGTATTGAATCAGTGCTAAATAAGCGATCGCTACAATAATCAAAACTGTAGGAACCCAACTCTTTTTTTGTTGTGGACTCGCTTCATCTGTATCACCACTACCAGAGTGTAGTTTTGGCTTATTTATTGTCATATCTTCTCGCCCACCCTTGTAAAAGATTAATTCCTAACAACAACACTAGAGAAATAGACAGCAAAACTATACCGATTACCGTTGCGCCAGAATAGTCATACTGCTCTAATCTTTGGAAAATCAACACCGGTGCAATCAAATCTTGGTAAGGTGTGTTGGAAGAAATAATCACAGTCGAGCCATATTCCCCGACAGCACGGGAGAAACCCAAAGCCACACCAGTCAAAATTGATGGAAACAATGGTGGTAAAATCACATTCCAAAAGGTCTGCCATTGGGAAGCACCCAAAGACCAAGCAGCCTCTTCAATTTCATGTTCCATCTCTTGCAGTACAGGTTGCACTGTTCTGACGATAAATGGTAACGAAATAAACACCATTGCTACCCAAACCCCTAAACGGGTAAATGAGACTTTAATACCCAAGGGGGCAAGCAATGAGCCAATCCAACCGTTATCACTGTATACTGTCGCCAGTGTTAAACCTGCTACTGAAGTAGGTAATGCAAACGGTAAATCTACGGTGGCATCAACTATGCGTTTCAAGGGAAAGTCGTAGCGTACCAAAACCCAGGCAATCAGTGTACCAAATACACCATTTAGCAAGGCTGCTAATACAGAAGTGACGAATGTCACATTATAAGTTGCTAATGCCAGTTCACTTGTAGCAATCTCCCAAAACCTAGCTGGCGTTTCGGTACTGGCTTTGAGAAACATGGCAGCTATCGGTACGAGTAACATGACTATTAGGTACACAATAGTAATTCGCCATGTCCAAGGAAGTTGTATAACTTTTCGGAAAAATGTCTTCCAAGCAGGATCTCTAGCTTCAACTTCCGCAGTCTGAGATAAAGTCATAAACAATTCAAAATTTATACTGAGCTTGTCGAACTTTCAAAATTCCAAAACTTGAGGAGTTATTGGTATGGTAATCCGATTTGATTTCTGAATCACTCGTAAAGGTAGGGAACTAGGGACTGGGGACTGGGAAGTTAATTCTTCCTAATACCCAATACCCAATACCCAATACCCATTACCGCTTATTCTTGGCTTGAATTTGGTCAAAAACACCGCCATCAGCAAAGAATTTCTTGTCAATGGCACTCCAACCACCAAAATCCTGTGCAGTACCTAAAGTTTTCACTTTGGGAAATTTATCTGTTACTTCTTTACTTTGGGCTATCGTCTCATCTACTGGTCGGAAACCTAATTTCACAAACTCTTCTTGGGCTTCTGGAGTGTAGAGGAATTTAACAAACCCTTCTGCTACTTCTCTGTTCCCATGCTTATCGACGTTCTTATCGACAACAGCAATGGGATTGTCAATGGAGATATTCACATCGGGAATGACGTAATCTAGTTTTTCGCCTTTTTGTTGTGCCAGGATGACTTCGTTTTCATAGTTAATTAAAACGTCACCTTGTCCTTGCTTGGCAAAGGCATCAGTAGCTTCTCGTGCATCCTTTGTGAGAATGGGTACATTCTTATAGACCTTAGCTACGAATTCTGTAGCTTTAGCATCGTCGCTACCAGTCTTAATCGCTGAGTTCCACAACGCTAGGAAGTTCCAACGAGCAATCCCTGATGTTTTTGGATCGGCTGTAATCAATTTGACATTATCTTTAGCCAAATCTGACCAAGTTTTAATTCCCTTGGGATTACCTGGGCGAGTAATGATGGCTGCCACAGATTTAGAAACAATCCCGTTATTGGGAACTTCTGTTTCCCATCCTGACTGAATTAGTCCGGCTTTTTCGATTTTTTGGGTATCTAAAGCTAATGCCAAGTGAACAACATCGGCTTCTAAACCGTCAATCACAGCGCGAGTTTGGGAACCAGAACCGCCGTAACTTTGCTTAAAGGTGACAGTTTGGTTATGTTCTTGCTTCCATTTTTCGATAAATTTAGGAATGATGGCTTCGTGGGCTGCTTTGGTAACAGCAAAGGAAACTAAGGTTAATTCAACATTTGGTTTGTTGGCTGCTACAGGACTAGCTGAAGGTGTTTCTGTAGATGAATTACCACCGTTTCCACCAGAGCAGGCGGCTAGCGCTACACTCAAAATAGCCCCTACTAGCATGAGTGACACAAAGCCTCTCAAGGAATTGCATCTGAATCTATGTGTCTTCTGCTCAATCATTAATAGCCAGTTTTTTAGGGGACGCTGCCACGTAGTCATTGAATATCCTCCACATAAATCTACTGTTAATTGATAAGAATACAGTTATATACAGTCTAACGGTACATCAATGTCATGGATAAAAAGAAAACTTCATATTCTCGATAGAGAATATGGTGAATAGGGAGATTCTACCAGCTGCATGAGCAATTTAAAATGCTTTGAGGTGGAACTATCAAGTTGTCATCACATTTGCACAGATTGTGTTGAAAAGAACTTGATATTAGATGGCTGATTATTGACTATTATCTATCGTTGTTTTAGTTAATGTTTGACTGAGAAAGACTTTTAGCTGCTTGGTTTGAGAGTGAGCGATCGCTTGCTTTTCATTCATATCTTCGTATATTCCGAAATTTTGTCGGTTACTTTACTTTTTTATAACACTGTTTTACGATATACAAACCGTAGATTATCAGTAAAAAGACGGTTAAATATTTTGTCAGGTTTACTACTACTGATTGAAAAAATCTTGGTAGAGAACTTGCATCAACTCAATACCCTTAGCTACCTAGTGAGTCACATCTCATGACACCCAAGTTTTTATCTAGACTAACTTCAACCTACATTTTTCCCAGTTTTCAGCCATCTGTAACGCAACCCTCAGCTTTAGTACTAGCAGCAGGCTTAGGTTTAAGTACTTTCATGCCCTTGGCAGCAACAAATTCTCAGATTGCATCTGCTAGCCAGAAAACCCAACTCATT
Coding sequences within it:
- a CDS encoding NIL domain-containing protein, whose product is MASDNTLIHKRIRVRIPKDYHQEPVISHLVSDYGLTVNITAAILGANAVGDGWFDLDLQGTDTQIQSGLNYLQELALEVWDENRVGNW
- the cysW gene encoding sulfate ABC transporter permease subunit CysW, with the protein product MTINKPKLHSGSGDTDEASPQQKKSWVPTVLIIVAIAYLALIQYIPAINVFVQAFSKGIGPFFANLVRADFLNAAKLTVLLALIAVPLNTVFGLCAAWAIARHKFPGRAFVLSIIDLPFSISPVVAGLMIVLLYGRNGWFGPLLESHDIKIIFAFPGMVLATAFVSMPFVAREVIPVLEEFGSDQEEAAKTLGANDWQTFWRVTLPGIRWGLLYGLILTNARAMGEFGAVSVVSGNIANTTQSLPLFVEDAYKQYETEAAFSAAVLLALLAVVTLILKEIVERKTSIKEVE
- the cysT gene encoding sulfate ABC transporter permease subunit CysT; translated protein: MTLSQTAEVEARDPAWKTFFRKVIQLPWTWRITIVYLIVMLLVPIAAMFLKASTETPARFWEIATSELALATYNVTFVTSVLAALLNGVFGTLIAWVLVRYDFPLKRIVDATVDLPFALPTSVAGLTLATVYSDNGWIGSLLAPLGIKVSFTRLGVWVAMVFISLPFIVRTVQPVLQEMEHEIEEAAWSLGASQWQTFWNVILPPLFPSILTGVALGFSRAVGEYGSTVIISSNTPYQDLIAPVLIFQRLEQYDYSGATVIGIVLLSISLVLLLGINLLQGWARRYDNK
- a CDS encoding sulfate ABC transporter substrate-binding protein, coding for MTTWQRPLKNWLLMIEQKTHRFRCNSLRGFVSLMLVGAILSVALAACSGGNGGNSSTETPSASPVAANKPNVELTLVSFAVTKAAHEAIIPKFIEKWKQEHNQTVTFKQSYGGSGSQTRAVIDGLEADVVHLALALDTQKIEKAGLIQSGWETEVPNNGIVSKSVAAIITRPGNPKGIKTWSDLAKDNVKLITADPKTSGIARWNFLALWNSAIKTGSDDAKATEFVAKVYKNVPILTKDAREATDAFAKQGQGDVLINYENEVILAQQKGEKLDYVIPDVNISIDNPIAVVDKNVDKHGNREVAEGFVKFLYTPEAQEEFVKLGFRPVDETIAQSKEVTDKFPKVKTLGTAQDFGGWSAIDKKFFADGGVFDQIQAKNKR